One stretch of Saccharomonospora xinjiangensis XJ-54 DNA includes these proteins:
- a CDS encoding argininosuccinate synthase, translated as MSERVVLAYSGGLDTSVAIGWIAEETGAEVVAVAVDLGQGGEDLETIRKRALDCGAVEAVVADARDEFADEYCLPALQANALYMDRYPLVSALSRPLIVKHLAEAAKYHGATTVAHGCTGKGNDQVRFEVGIGALAPDLNVLAPVRDFAWTREKAIAYAEERNLPIDVTKKSPFSIDQNVWGRAVETGILEDLWNEPPKEVYSYTQDPTVHFQAPDEVVITFKKGVPVAIDGKDVTVLEAIQEMNRRAGAHGIGRLDMVEDRLVGIKSREVYEAPGAIALITAHQELENVTVERDLARFKRQVEQRWGELVYDGLWFSPLKDALDGFVAKAQEHVSGDIRMILHGGTATVTGRRSDESLYDFNLATYDEGDTFDQSLAKGFVQLWGLPSKIAAKRQQSKNN; from the coding sequence GCTCGACACCTCCGTGGCGATCGGTTGGATCGCTGAGGAGACCGGTGCGGAAGTGGTTGCGGTCGCCGTCGATCTCGGGCAGGGCGGTGAGGACCTGGAGACTATCCGCAAGCGCGCGCTCGACTGCGGCGCCGTGGAAGCGGTGGTCGCCGATGCGCGCGACGAGTTCGCCGACGAGTACTGCCTTCCCGCGCTACAGGCGAACGCACTGTACATGGATCGGTACCCACTGGTATCCGCGTTGTCCCGGCCCTTGATCGTCAAGCACCTTGCCGAGGCGGCCAAGTACCACGGGGCTACCACGGTGGCTCACGGCTGCACCGGCAAGGGCAACGACCAGGTCCGTTTCGAGGTGGGAATCGGTGCGCTCGCCCCCGATTTGAACGTACTGGCGCCTGTGCGTGACTTCGCGTGGACCCGGGAGAAGGCGATCGCCTACGCGGAAGAGCGCAATCTTCCGATCGACGTCACGAAGAAGTCGCCGTTCTCGATCGACCAGAACGTGTGGGGTCGTGCCGTGGAGACGGGAATCCTGGAGGATCTCTGGAACGAGCCTCCGAAGGAGGTCTACTCCTACACGCAGGACCCGACGGTTCACTTCCAGGCTCCCGACGAGGTGGTCATCACCTTCAAGAAGGGGGTTCCGGTGGCGATCGACGGCAAGGATGTCACCGTCCTCGAGGCGATCCAGGAGATGAACCGCCGCGCAGGAGCGCACGGCATCGGACGGCTCGACATGGTCGAGGACCGGCTGGTGGGCATCAAGAGCCGTGAGGTCTACGAGGCCCCAGGAGCCATCGCGCTGATCACCGCGCACCAGGAGCTGGAGAACGTCACGGTCGAGCGTGATCTGGCCCGCTTCAAGCGGCAGGTCGAGCAGCGCTGGGGCGAGCTGGTGTACGACGGCCTCTGGTTCTCGCCGTTGAAGGACGCACTCGACGGGTTCGTCGCCAAGGCCCAGGAACACGTGTCCGGGGACATCCGGATGATCCTGCACGGCGGCACCGCGACGGTCACCGGCCGGCGCAGCGACGAGTCGTTGTACGACTTCAACCTCGCCACCTACGACGAGGGTGACACGTTCGACCAGTCGCTGGCCAAGGGTTTCGTGCAGCTGTGGGGCCTACCCAGCAAGATCGCCGCGAAGCGGCAGCAGAGCAAGAACAACTGA
- the argH gene encoding argininosuccinate lyase, producing the protein MKLWGGRFDGGPAEAMAALSASTHFDWRLAPYDIAGSRAHARVLHRAGLLTDNELDGMLAALDRLAQDVESGAFTPTVADEDVHTALERGLLERAGEELGGKLRAGRSRNDQVATLFRMWLRDAARRVTSGTLDVVDALVAQATRHSGAVLPGRTHLQHAQPVLLAHHLLAHAQALLRDVGRLQDWDARAAESPYGSGALAGSSLGLDPEAVAHELGFPASVDNSIDGTASRDFAAEFSFAVAMLGVNLSRIAEEVIIWNTAEFGYVTLDDAWATGSSIMPQKKNPDVAELTRGKAGRLIGNLTGLLATLKAQPLAYNRDLQEDKEPVFDSVEQLELLLPAIAGMIATLTFHTDRLAELAPAGFTLATDIAEWLVRQGVPFRRAHEAAGECVRVAESRDVGLDQLTDEELAKINPALTPDVRAVISVRGSVASRDSRGGTAPDRVAEQRERLVSRLADLRAWATR; encoded by the coding sequence ATGAAGCTGTGGGGTGGACGGTTCGATGGCGGACCGGCGGAGGCGATGGCTGCGCTGTCGGCATCGACCCATTTCGACTGGCGTCTGGCTCCTTACGACATCGCGGGTTCACGTGCCCACGCCCGCGTGCTCCACAGGGCAGGCTTGCTGACCGACAACGAACTCGACGGCATGCTGGCGGCGCTCGACCGCCTCGCGCAGGATGTGGAATCGGGTGCGTTCACACCGACTGTGGCCGATGAGGACGTGCACACGGCGCTGGAGCGGGGGCTGCTCGAACGCGCGGGGGAGGAACTCGGTGGAAAACTGCGGGCAGGCAGGTCCCGCAACGACCAGGTGGCGACTCTGTTCCGCATGTGGTTGCGAGACGCCGCTCGCCGGGTGACGTCCGGAACGCTCGACGTCGTGGACGCGCTCGTCGCGCAGGCGACCCGGCACTCCGGTGCGGTGCTCCCCGGCCGGACGCACCTGCAACACGCGCAACCTGTTCTGCTCGCGCATCACCTGCTCGCTCACGCACAGGCACTGCTTCGCGATGTCGGCCGGCTACAGGACTGGGACGCGCGTGCGGCCGAATCACCGTACGGATCGGGCGCGCTGGCGGGCTCGTCACTGGGTCTCGATCCCGAGGCCGTCGCCCACGAACTGGGTTTTCCGGCCTCGGTGGACAACTCGATCGACGGCACGGCGTCACGTGACTTCGCCGCCGAGTTCAGTTTCGCCGTCGCGATGCTCGGCGTGAATCTGTCGAGGATCGCCGAGGAAGTCATCATCTGGAACACCGCCGAGTTCGGTTACGTGACTCTCGACGACGCCTGGGCCACCGGCAGTTCCATCATGCCGCAGAAGAAGAACCCCGATGTGGCCGAACTGACCAGGGGCAAGGCCGGACGGCTGATCGGCAACCTCACGGGCCTGCTCGCCACGTTGAAGGCGCAGCCCCTCGCCTACAACCGTGACCTCCAGGAGGACAAGGAACCGGTCTTCGACTCCGTGGAGCAGTTGGAGCTGCTCCTTCCCGCCATCGCGGGGATGATCGCGACGCTGACCTTCCACACCGACCGCCTTGCCGAACTGGCGCCCGCAGGGTTCACACTCGCCACCGATATCGCCGAATGGCTGGTTCGGCAGGGTGTTCCTTTCCGCCGCGCACACGAGGCGGCGGGGGAGTGCGTCAGAGTGGCTGAGAGCAGGGACGTGGGCCTGGACCAGCTCACCGACGAGGAACTTGCCAAGATCAACCCGGCCCTGACGCCGGACGTCCGCGCGGTGATCAGCGTCCGTGGGTCTGTGGCATCCCGTGACTCGCGTGGTGGGACGGCTCCCGACCGGGTCGCCGAGCAGAGGGAACGGTTGGTGTCGCGCCTGGCCGATCTTCGTGCGTGGGCGACGCGGTAG
- a CDS encoding DNA-3-methyladenine glycosylase has protein sequence MTDEVVAGRVVRREDLAVDPVDLALSLLGYELESRSDQGTVRVRLVEVEAYRGLDDPASHCYRGRTPRNEVMWGPAGHLYVYFVYGMHFCANVVGLNDGEPGAVLLRAGEVVEGRELARSRRPTARGGGLVAKGPAVLTSVLGLDRAHNGLDLTDPDSPVRLLAGEPVGAEHIRSGPRVGVAAAKDVPWRFWIDGSPAVSTYRRNGRARR, from the coding sequence GTGACGGACGAAGTTGTGGCGGGACGTGTGGTCAGGCGGGAGGACCTCGCTGTCGATCCGGTTGACCTGGCTCTGAGCTTGCTGGGTTACGAGCTGGAGTCGCGCAGTGATCAGGGCACGGTGCGTGTACGTCTGGTCGAGGTGGAGGCGTACCGGGGCCTTGATGATCCCGCGTCCCACTGCTATCGCGGCCGGACCCCCCGCAACGAGGTGATGTGGGGCCCGGCGGGACATCTCTACGTCTACTTCGTCTATGGCATGCATTTCTGTGCGAACGTCGTCGGGCTGAACGACGGTGAACCCGGAGCGGTGTTGCTGCGCGCGGGGGAGGTCGTCGAGGGCAGGGAGCTGGCTCGGTCGCGGAGACCGACGGCACGCGGCGGTGGACTCGTCGCGAAGGGCCCCGCAGTGCTGACCTCCGTGCTGGGGCTCGACCGGGCCCACAACGGGCTCGACCTCACCGACCCGGATTCGCCGGTGCGTCTCCTGGCCGGCGAACCGGTTGGGGCGGAGCACATCAGGTCGGGTCCGCGGGTCGGGGTGGCGGCGGCCAAGGACGTGCCGTGGCGGTTCTGGATCGATGGCTCACCCGCGGTCAGCACGTACCGCCGCAACGGACGTGCCCGGCGTTGA
- a CDS encoding nucleotidyltransferase domain-containing protein — protein MDSRGLRPDGTIAREGSLTRVAPTFRPVVEAARARIAATFGADRLHSAYLYGSVPRGTATPGVSDLDVLLVLREEPADSDRADVQAIENDLDAAFDQIDGAAIGLASAPDLLSERERYDGGFFVACLCTPLLGEDLAANLPRYRPTSLLARETNGDLHLLLPQWRERAGQIGTEAEHKTLGRRVGRRLVRTAFTLVMPRWGGWTSDLRRAAEITARYYPERSEQFRLAATTGLGSRADADVMRILLDDLGRWLVTEYEAVHGRKAPRA, from the coding sequence GTGGACTCCCGAGGACTGAGACCCGACGGCACGATCGCCCGCGAGGGCTCCCTCACGCGCGTCGCGCCCACGTTCCGGCCCGTGGTGGAGGCTGCGCGGGCCCGGATCGCCGCGACCTTCGGAGCGGATCGGTTGCACAGCGCTTACCTGTACGGCAGTGTGCCCCGAGGCACAGCGACGCCCGGGGTGTCGGATCTCGACGTGCTTCTGGTGCTCCGGGAGGAACCTGCCGACTCCGACCGCGCGGATGTGCAGGCCATCGAGAACGACCTGGACGCTGCGTTCGACCAGATCGACGGCGCTGCCATCGGCCTCGCCTCCGCGCCCGACCTACTCAGTGAACGGGAACGATACGACGGCGGGTTCTTCGTCGCGTGCCTGTGCACCCCGTTGCTTGGCGAGGACCTCGCGGCGAACCTGCCCCGGTACCGGCCCACGTCGCTGCTCGCGCGCGAGACCAACGGCGACCTCCACCTGCTGCTTCCTCAGTGGCGGGAACGTGCGGGGCAAATCGGGACGGAGGCCGAACACAAAACGCTGGGACGACGAGTCGGCCGACGGCTCGTGCGCACGGCGTTCACCCTCGTCATGCCGCGCTGGGGCGGTTGGACCAGTGATCTGCGACGCGCAGCGGAGATCACTGCACGCTACTACCCCGAACGGAGCGAGCAGTTTCGTCTCGCGGCTACGACCGGCCTCGGTTCACGCGCGGACGCGGACGTCATGCGAATACTTCTCGACGACCTCGGCCGTTGGCTCGTCACGGAGTACGAGGCGGTACACGGACGAAAAGCTCCGCGCGCCTGA
- the tyrS gene encoding tyrosine--tRNA ligase — protein MSEHILDELSWRGLIAQSTDLDALRRDLDSGPLVLYAGFDPTAPSLHAGHLVQMLMLRRFQNAGHRPVLLAGGGTGLIGDPRDVGERVLNSEDQVREWASRLRGQLARFVDFDHPEVPPIEVNNLDWLGSMTVPTFLRDIGKHFSINTMLARETVKRRLVGDGISYTEFSYMLLQATDYRELFDRYGVRLQVGGSDQWGNIVAGVDLVRRIHGAQVHALTTPLITDSEGRKLGKSTGGGNVWLDPGMTSPYAWYQYFLNLPDADVVRCLKLLTFLDEDEIGELETATRERPAARQAQRRLAEELTDLVHGPEQTRQVVAASQALFGRGDLRELTAPTLDAAMAEVPTGEVKLAEKPTIIDLLVAGGLVDSKGAARRTVKEGGAYVNNTKVTDEEWVPDLSDALHGRWLVVRRGKKTLAGVRVAE, from the coding sequence GTGAGCGAGCACATTCTTGACGAGCTGTCCTGGCGCGGTCTCATCGCGCAGTCCACCGACCTCGATGCGTTGCGGCGAGATCTGGACAGTGGTCCGCTCGTCCTCTATGCGGGGTTCGACCCGACTGCACCGAGCCTGCACGCCGGGCACCTCGTGCAGATGCTCATGCTGCGGCGGTTCCAGAACGCAGGCCACCGGCCGGTCCTGCTCGCAGGAGGAGGAACGGGACTCATCGGTGACCCCAGGGATGTCGGTGAGCGTGTCCTGAACTCCGAGGACCAGGTGAGGGAGTGGGCGAGCAGGCTGCGCGGGCAGCTCGCCCGGTTCGTGGACTTCGACCACCCCGAGGTGCCGCCGATCGAGGTGAACAACCTCGACTGGCTCGGTTCGATGACGGTGCCGACATTCCTGCGCGACATCGGCAAGCACTTCTCGATCAACACGATGCTGGCGCGGGAGACCGTGAAGCGCAGGCTCGTAGGAGATGGCATCTCCTACACCGAGTTCAGCTACATGCTGCTCCAGGCGACCGATTACCGGGAGCTGTTCGATCGTTACGGCGTCCGGCTCCAGGTCGGCGGTTCCGATCAGTGGGGCAACATCGTGGCCGGCGTCGATCTCGTGCGCCGGATTCACGGTGCCCAGGTGCATGCGCTGACGACGCCGCTGATCACGGATTCGGAGGGGCGCAAGCTCGGCAAGTCCACCGGCGGCGGCAACGTGTGGCTCGACCCCGGCATGACTTCGCCGTACGCCTGGTACCAGTACTTCCTCAACCTTCCGGACGCCGACGTCGTGCGCTGCCTGAAGTTGCTCACCTTCCTCGACGAGGACGAGATCGGCGAGCTGGAGACCGCGACACGGGAGCGCCCTGCCGCACGGCAGGCGCAGCGGAGGCTCGCCGAGGAGCTGACCGACCTGGTCCACGGCCCCGAGCAGACCCGGCAGGTCGTCGCCGCGAGTCAGGCTCTGTTCGGGCGCGGTGACCTGCGGGAACTCACGGCGCCGACGTTGGACGCCGCCATGGCCGAGGTGCCCACGGGCGAGGTGAAGCTCGCCGAGAAGCCCACGATCATCGACCTTCTGGTGGCCGGTGGTCTGGTGGACAGCAAGGGGGCAGCTCGTCGCACGGTCAAGGAGGGCGGTGCTTACGTCAACAACACCAAGGTCACTGACGAGGAGTGGGTGCCGGACCTGTCGGACGCATTGCACGGGCGGTGGCTCGTCGTTCGGCGTGGCAAGAAGACCTTGGCCGGAGTCCGCGTCGCGGAGTGA